A stretch of Gorilla gorilla gorilla isolate KB3781 chromosome 9, NHGRI_mGorGor1-v2.1_pri, whole genome shotgun sequence DNA encodes these proteins:
- the OR5T1 gene encoding olfactory receptor 5T1 codes for MSGLPSDMALYKLQLNNFTEVTMFILMGFTEEFDVQVFLFLLFLAIYLFTVIGNLGLVVLVIGDFRLHSPMYYFLGVLSFLDACYSTVVTPKMLVNFLAKNKSISFLGCATQMFLACTFGTTECFLLAAMAYDRYVAIHNPLLYSVSMSPRVYVPLITASYVAGILHATIHTVATFSLSCGSNEIRHVFCDMPPLLAISCSDTHVNQLLLFYFVGSIEIVTILIVLISCGFILLAILKMHCAEGRRKVFSTCGTHLTGVTIYHGTILFMYVRPSSSYTSDNDMIVSIFYTIVIPMLNPIIYSLRNKDVKEAIKRLLVRNWFINKL; via the coding sequence ATGTCAGGGTTGCCTTCAGATATGGCTCTATACAAGCTTCAATTAAACAATTTTACTGAAGTCACCATGTTTATATTAATGGGCTTCACAGAAGAATTTGATGTGCAAGTcttcctatttttattatttttagcaatCTATCTATTCACTGTAATAGGCAATTTAGGGCTGGTTGTACTGGTCATTGGGGATTTCCGGCTTCACAGCCCAATGTACTATTTTCTTGGTGTTTTATCATTCTTGGATGCCTGCTATTCTACAGTTGTCACTCCAAAAATGTTGGTCAATTTCCTGgcaaaaaataaatctatttcatTTCTCGGATGTGCAACACAGATGTTTCTTGCTTGTACTTTTGGAACCACAGAATGCTTTCTCTTGGCTGCAATGGCTTATGATCGCTACGTAGCCATCCACAACCCTCTCCTGTATTCAGTGAGCATGTCACCCAGAGTCTATGTGCCACTCATCACTGCTTCCTATGTTGCTGGCATTTTACATGCTACTATACATACAGTGGCTACATTTAGCCTGTCCTGTGGATCCAATGAAATTAGGCATGTCTTTTGTGATATGCCTCCTCTCCTGGCTATTTCTTGTTCTGACACTCACGTAAACCAGCTTCTACTCTTCTACTTTGTGGGCTCTATTGAGATAGTCACTATCCTGATTGTCCTGATCTCCTGTGGTTTCATTCTGTTGGCCATTCTGAAGATGCATTGTGCTGAAGGGAGGAGAAAAGTCTTCTCTACATGTGGAACTCACCTAACTGGAGTGACAATTTATCATGGGACAATCCTCTTCATGTATGTGAGACCAAGTTCCAGCTACACTTCGGACAATGACATGATAGTGTCAATATTTTACACCATTGTGATTCCCATGCTGAATCCCATCATCTACAGTTTGCGGAACAAAGATGTAAAGGAGGCAATCAAAAGACTGCTTGTGAGAAATTGGTTCATAAATaagttatag
- the LOC101142809 gene encoding LOW QUALITY PROTEIN: olfactory receptor 5T3-like (The sequence of the model RefSeq protein was modified relative to this genomic sequence to represent the inferred CDS: deleted 2 bases in 1 codon) produces the protein MDKLSSGLDIYRNPLKNKTEVTMFILMGFTEEFELQVFLFLLFLTIYLFTLIGNLGLVVLVIEDSWLHNPMYYFLSVLSFLDACYSTVVTPKMLVNFLAKNKSISFIGCATQMLLFVTFGTTECFLLAAMAYDRYVAIYNPLLRSVSMSPRVYVPLITASYVAGILHATIHTVATFSLSFCGSNEIRHVFCDMPPLLAISCSDTHANQLLLFYFVGSIEIVTILIVLISYGFILLAILKMCCAKGRQKAFSTGGSHLTGVTIYHGTILVSYMRPSSSYASDHDIIVSIFYIIVIPMLNPIIYSLRNKEVKKAVKKMLKLVYK, from the exons ATGGACAAGTTGTCATCAGGTTTGGATATATACAGGAATCCACTGAAGAACAAGACTGAAGTCACCATGTTTATATTAATGGGCTTCACAGAAGAATTTGAGCTGCAAGTCTTCCTATTTTTACTATTTCTTACAATCTATCTCTTTACCTTGATAGGCAATTTAGGGCTGGTTGTATTGGTCATTGAGGATTCCTGGCTCCACAACCCCATGTACTATTTTCTTAGTGTTTTGTCATTCTTGGATGCTTGCTATTCTACAGTTGTCACTCCAAAAATGTTGGTCAATTTCCTGGCAAAAAATAAATCCATTTCATTTATCGGATGTGCAACACAGATGCTTCTTTTTGTTACTTTTGGAACCACAGAATGTTTTCTCTTGGCTGCAATGGCTTATGATCGCTATGTAGCCATCTACAACCCTCTCCTGAGG TCAGTGAGCATGTCACCCAGAGTCTATGTGCCACTCATCACTGCTTCCTACGTTGCTGGCATTTTACATGCTACTATACATACGGTGGCTACATTTAGCCTGTCCTTCTGTGGATCCAATGAAATTAGGCATGTCTTTTGTGATATGCCTCCTCTCCTTGCTATTTCTTGTTCTGACACTCACGCAAACCAGCTTCTACTCTTCTACTTTGTGGGCTCTATTGAGATAGTCACTATCCTGATTGTCCTCATCTCctatggtttcattctgttggCCATTCTGAAGATGTGTTGTGCTAAGGGAAGGCAAAAGGCGTTCTCTACAGGTGGCTCTCACCTAACTGGAGTGACAATTTATCATGGAACAATTCTCGTCAGTTATATGAGACCAAGTTCCAGCTATGCTTCAGACCATGACATCATAGTgtcaatattttacataattgtgATTCCCATGTTGAATCCCATCATCTATAGTTTGAGgaacaaagaagtaaaaaaggcagtgaagaaaatgttgaaattggtttacaaatga